The Saprospiraceae bacterium genome includes a window with the following:
- a CDS encoding T9SS type A sorting domain-containing protein: MRRNLILIILFSIVSIIVVKSQEYEWDHENLNTKLQTFFYFPKDSKFGYTIGFNGIERMSMLQKVDGITGEIIGTLSMPFIDEIQTEFYRIVYIEETHNLVLLGTMFKKSTGSEAPDSSFIVSVLLDTTLQVQDQNYYFVTDHSYIFHIDYFLNYRNEILLTCNNYKDFPSGTNAQMVTAKLDKEGKMIDFELINFSYHSPCLYVVPEIGNENYLCFSSKIFRFSPDFEFQSILPDFYPEFRFGNMLRVMRWGENYYLAGTSTGSKYKEFKIGSSLLYLIDKDFNIVKHNGVNINDEFAYAMPSSTFDITADSMIYLGNTQDFLEGTERFSVGKFDKDLNSVWRLDFSELGLYRFWMWGVRATPDGGVIVFGHRSPWDGGTNLRTGYFIKFNAEGNLVSTSDNDHSGLRLVQVYPNPVSDICTIHLTGYHDGCDIRLYDMNGRNVYVRHDARDGEHQIDMSSLSSGQYIYKIYQSDKEVSSGQIVKI; this comes from the coding sequence ATGAGAAGAAATCTTATCCTTATTATTTTATTTTCTATTGTCTCCATAATAGTTGTTAAAAGCCAGGAATACGAATGGGATCATGAGAACCTAAATACCAAATTACAGACATTTTTTTACTTCCCAAAAGATTCTAAATTTGGTTACACCATTGGATTTAACGGCATTGAGCGTATGAGTATGTTACAGAAAGTGGACGGCATAACTGGCGAAATTATTGGCACCTTATCAATGCCTTTTATTGATGAGATTCAAACAGAATTTTATAGAATTGTATACATTGAAGAAACCCATAATCTGGTACTGTTGGGTACGATGTTTAAAAAATCTACCGGATCGGAAGCTCCGGATTCATCTTTTATAGTAAGTGTATTATTGGACACTACTTTACAAGTACAGGATCAAAATTATTATTTTGTAACCGACCATAGTTACATCTTTCATATTGATTATTTTCTGAATTATAGAAATGAAATCCTATTGACATGTAACAATTATAAAGATTTTCCATCAGGAACAAATGCTCAAATGGTTACAGCCAAATTAGATAAAGAAGGAAAAATGATTGATTTTGAATTGATAAATTTTTCTTATCATTCCCCCTGTTTGTATGTGGTGCCGGAAATTGGAAACGAAAATTATTTATGTTTTAGTAGTAAAATATTTAGATTTTCCCCGGATTTTGAGTTTCAGTCTATTCTTCCGGACTTTTATCCGGAATTCCGTTTTGGAAATATGTTACGTGTTATGCGTTGGGGTGAAAATTATTATCTGGCAGGGACAAGTACGGGAAGTAAATATAAAGAGTTTAAAATAGGTAGTTCTTTATTATATTTGATAGATAAAGACTTTAATATAGTCAAACATAATGGTGTAAATATCAATGATGAATTTGCTTATGCTATGCCATCTTCCACGTTTGACATTACCGCAGATTCTATGATATATCTGGGAAATACACAGGATTTTTTAGAAGGAACTGAGAGATTTTCAGTTGGAAAATTTGATAAAGATCTCAACAGTGTATGGCGACTTGATTTCAGTGAATTAGGGCTTTACCGGTTTTGGATGTGGGGAGTAAGAGCTACTCCGGATGGAGGAGTTATTGTTTTTGGACACCGGAGTCCGTGGGATGGAGGTACCAATTTGAGAACGGGTTATTTCATCAAGTTCAACGCAGAAGGCAATCTGGTATCTACATCGGATAATGATCATTCAGGACTTCGGCTGGTTCAGGTTTATCCCAATCCTGTATCAGATATTTGTACCATTCACCTGACCGGATACCATGATGGATGTGACATCCGGCTGTATGACATGAACGGACGTAATGTGTACGTCAGACATGATGCAAGAGACGGAGAACATCAGATTGATATGAGTAGTTTGTCATCGGGTCAGTATATTTACAAAATCTATCAATCAGATAAAGAAGTTAGCAGCGGTCAGATTGTAAAAATATAG
- a CDS encoding T9SS type A sorting domain-containing protein, protein MKIICSFLLSIYIFSGLQSQDTFIKLLDISGTDEGAYQIVPYRGNFLVSYAHIDNSYTRLYSGILEMDKNANVIKDRRFVDFSNNRNAIVVDSVGNKLFYTGEEYTLTNIPQSFRIYELDPISLDSLSMVEVIDSNRIYPIIYQTNAAILGDQLVVVGSGTLDNKTNIMTAYLNKKTLKLDTITHIGEGFGSIATRYLYIDRRGYIVHLAKFFNFGDTSVLIHVDINKQIVESIKLKDTKCYGIWPFGCQLSDGRTIYQRCGIDLPEIVFLADSTFEIVNKFEWVKNLPAQSPYPSRHGRNVYKLIEARNGDIIGVGKFKWFDAPTPNILSDAPFIFRINNQGKLLWHKALYNTSDISSYTIGFLSGVTELEDGSIMAVGELRGDIDFDTVLGRPKHQPDILIVRISADGCIEGYDCKDVLYKVPSVTSLTTNTKDVTQPDIKKYSALVYPNPSSGILSVQLDETYSKVIIGIYDLQGNFLSKYYNLSTDKVELNLSFLPAATYIYKIFDGHRQISSGQWVKL, encoded by the coding sequence ATGAAGATAATTTGTTCGTTTTTATTGAGTATTTATATATTTTCAGGGTTACAATCACAAGATACATTCATAAAACTACTTGATATTTCTGGAACAGATGAAGGAGCATACCAGATTGTGCCATATAGAGGTAATTTTTTAGTTTCTTATGCCCACATTGATAATAGTTATACGAGATTGTACTCAGGGATTTTAGAAATGGATAAAAATGCAAATGTCATAAAAGACAGAAGATTTGTTGATTTCAGTAATAACAGAAATGCAATTGTTGTGGATTCAGTCGGCAATAAATTATTTTATACCGGAGAAGAATACACCTTAACAAATATTCCACAGTCATTCAGGATTTATGAATTAGATCCGATTTCTTTGGATAGTCTCAGTATGGTTGAGGTCATCGATAGTAATAGAATATATCCTATAATCTATCAGACAAATGCTGCAATACTCGGTGATCAGTTAGTTGTAGTTGGTTCTGGTACATTAGACAATAAAACGAATATTATGACAGCATATTTAAATAAAAAAACACTAAAATTAGACACAATTACGCATATTGGCGAAGGATTTGGTAGTATCGCAACAAGATATCTTTACATTGATCGTCGTGGTTATATTGTACATCTTGCTAAATTCTTTAATTTTGGAGACACTTCGGTATTAATTCATGTGGATATAAATAAACAAATTGTTGAAAGTATTAAGCTAAAGGATACCAAATGTTATGGCATATGGCCATTTGGTTGTCAGCTGAGTGATGGCAGAACCATTTACCAAAGGTGTGGGATTGATTTACCGGAGATTGTTTTTTTGGCAGACAGTACGTTCGAAATAGTAAACAAATTTGAATGGGTAAAAAATTTGCCCGCTCAGTCACCTTACCCTTCCCGGCATGGTCGCAATGTGTATAAATTGATAGAAGCAAGGAACGGTGATATTATAGGAGTCGGGAAGTTTAAGTGGTTTGATGCACCTACACCTAATATTTTGTCTGATGCGCCATTTATTTTTAGAATCAATAATCAGGGGAAATTGTTGTGGCATAAAGCGCTCTACAACACTAGTGACATCAGTTCTTACACAATTGGCTTTTTGTCAGGAGTCACAGAACTGGAAGATGGCAGCATCATGGCTGTTGGTGAATTAAGAGGAGATATTGATTTTGATACGGTTCTTGGTCGGCCAAAGCATCAACCTGATATTCTAATAGTCAGGATCAGTGCAGATGGATGTATAGAAGGTTATGACTGTAAAGATGTATTGTACAAAGTGCCCAGTGTGACATCGCTTACCACTAATACTAAAGATGTAACTCAGCCAGATATCAAGAAATATAGCGCTTTAGTATATCCCAATCCTTCATCAGGGATATTATCCGTCCAACTTGACGAGACGTATTCTAAAGTGATCATTGGCATATACGATTTGCAAGGTAATTTCTTATCAAAGTACTATAATCTTAGCACCGACAAAGTAGAATTGAATCTGAGTTTTTTACCGGCGGCCACATATATCTATAAAATATTTGACGGACACAGACAAATAAGCTCAGGACAGTGGGTCAAGTTATAA
- a CDS encoding T9SS type A sorting domain-containing protein yields the protein MLVLRSNLEVKLNFILYAIGTNVVPANRPQLIVDKLNTDFLATGFTFVFDPCETQTAPITLEVANAGITGKCYFENPGRNPVGIDVHVLPDVAVDPNGYAFGIPSDEILIGGTQSDGVPASLSSLISHEMGHALGLFHTFQGTCASNTFTCPDITMPSPDNSDYCDDTPVDGVNVFDHVGPSCTWNGVSQCGNVTTSPPISNFMSYSFHQCRNMFTSDQIVRMKTLALPEIFTNSQPGIVKNCTCPIDDFEINGPGTYLMTEDAAYKSITIHAGQHFILKGRNQIKNNVIVHLGGKLTIDGGILTKCDTESEWDGVTVIGVPWGPQGFANPYILTPSGEIELINNGIIEFAKKGIDCNYLVNCTGFCIFGPYFNFTGGLVVIDGGEIRNCKVGVEFGFFGGYELYPGGPVQDDQSRIQNAIFNNCETAVKLIGNSTVEFYNTEFRNYTVGICAINSSIHVNNNCSFVAPSGSNIPGSEVMGIYLNNAYPVIRGSEIANSTFTFNREGIYLGASNNASSHRIYDNSFFNNNSGIFASGRSSSIVNDNDFLFGTNAVYQDFTGTDVDNVILSNKLLFSAYGFSFHGKNYTSFLDNCHEDAYVTDVEMMDDAAVFDQQGDDGDAAGNCFSQGNVPPFLLDNDTDPFDYYIKSINPDPCKVVSEISGIMTVKLSLDDQQSSNCGASNGIISQLPSGITGRCTVPADSAARHELMHTIKQQIENISTNISYSSFMKSLLINRLKNCYKRITNAIITDKKGGPTRDAILITELKNDPFFSVQTQVYALILESQGLTAARDFINDLHSNNQDESDFILVQNYYLDFLEGDQSLRNNTTKLNEIKAVAESRHEYASNAQAIYYLITGDIIKTMESHLVPLTPRSKAEITDDVIKIYPNPAEDFLNIDFTSDFDIEQKTVNIEMFNLFGAKVLHQRLKKENNTIDVSRLSSGIYIIRISDTNNTMLTSKFIKI from the coding sequence GTGTTGGTGTTGCGGAGTAATCTTGAAGTAAAATTGAATTTCATTTTATATGCAATTGGCACAAATGTAGTTCCTGCAAACAGGCCTCAATTAATCGTCGATAAGTTAAATACAGACTTTTTAGCGACAGGATTTACTTTCGTGTTTGATCCATGCGAAACCCAAACAGCACCAATCACTTTAGAGGTTGCGAATGCAGGAATCACGGGTAAATGTTATTTCGAAAATCCTGGCAGAAATCCAGTAGGTATTGATGTACATGTGTTGCCTGATGTTGCTGTTGATCCCAATGGATATGCATTTGGTATTCCTAGTGACGAAATACTTATCGGAGGCACACAAAGCGATGGTGTACCAGCATCGCTATCTTCTCTAATTTCCCATGAGATGGGCCATGCACTCGGGTTGTTTCACACATTTCAGGGTACTTGTGCAAGTAATACATTTACTTGTCCTGACATAACGATGCCTAGTCCTGATAATAGTGATTATTGTGATGATACTCCTGTTGATGGTGTTAACGTCTTTGATCATGTAGGGCCTTCATGTACGTGGAATGGTGTGAGTCAATGTGGCAACGTCACCACATCTCCTCCGATCTCCAACTTTATGTCATATTCATTCCATCAATGTAGGAATATGTTTACGTCTGATCAGATAGTAAGAATGAAGACACTTGCACTTCCAGAAATTTTTACAAATAGCCAACCTGGTATTGTAAAAAATTGTACTTGCCCAATTGATGATTTTGAGATTAATGGACCTGGTACTTATTTAATGACTGAAGATGCTGCTTATAAAAGTATTACTATCCATGCTGGACAGCACTTTATTTTGAAAGGTAGAAACCAGATTAAAAATAATGTAATAGTACATTTAGGGGGTAAACTCACCATCGACGGAGGTATTCTTACAAAATGTGATACTGAATCAGAATGGGATGGAGTAACTGTTATCGGTGTACCATGGGGACCACAGGGATTTGCAAATCCTTATATCTTGACTCCAAGTGGTGAAATTGAATTAATCAATAATGGGATCATTGAATTTGCCAAAAAAGGAATAGACTGTAATTATCTTGTAAATTGTACTGGTTTTTGTATTTTCGGGCCATACTTTAACTTTACTGGAGGATTAGTGGTTATTGATGGCGGCGAAATAAGAAATTGTAAAGTTGGAGTTGAATTTGGATTTTTTGGAGGATATGAGTTATATCCAGGAGGGCCTGTACAGGACGACCAGTCCAGAATACAAAACGCTATATTTAACAACTGCGAAACAGCTGTAAAGCTTATCGGTAACTCAACTGTAGAATTTTACAATACAGAATTTCGCAATTATACAGTCGGCATCTGTGCGATTAATTCTTCTATTCATGTAAATAACAATTGCAGTTTTGTAGCACCCTCAGGTTCTAATATTCCAGGCTCGGAAGTAATGGGAATATATTTGAACAATGCCTATCCTGTAATCCGGGGATCAGAAATAGCCAACAGCACATTTACTTTTAATCGGGAAGGGATTTATTTAGGGGCATCCAATAATGCATCTTCTCACAGAATCTATGACAATTCCTTTTTCAATAACAACTCAGGTATATTTGCATCAGGGAGATCATCATCCATCGTCAATGACAATGATTTTTTATTTGGGACTAATGCAGTATATCAGGATTTTACAGGTACAGATGTTGATAATGTAATTTTAAGTAATAAATTATTGTTTAGTGCCTATGGATTTTCTTTTCACGGAAAAAATTATACATCTTTCTTAGACAATTGCCATGAAGATGCTTATGTAACGGATGTGGAAATGATGGACGATGCTGCAGTTTTTGATCAGCAAGGAGATGATGGAGATGCTGCGGGCAATTGTTTTAGTCAAGGAAATGTGCCACCATTTTTATTGGACAATGATACCGACCCTTTTGATTATTATATTAAATCAATTAATCCGGATCCATGCAAAGTTGTTTCAGAAATTTCTGGAATTATGACTGTAAAACTATCTTTAGATGACCAACAAAGTAGCAATTGTGGGGCATCAAACGGAATCATTAGTCAGTTACCTTCCGGAATTACCGGAAGATGTACCGTCCCGGCAGATAGTGCGGCACGGCACGAACTTATGCATACTATAAAGCAGCAGATAGAAAATATCAGTACAAATATATCTTATTCTTCTTTTATGAAATCTCTTTTGATTAATAGACTGAAGAATTGTTATAAAAGAATAACAAATGCCATCATAACGGATAAAAAGGGCGGGCCAACACGAGATGCTATTCTTATTACTGAATTGAAAAACGATCCTTTTTTCAGTGTGCAAACTCAGGTTTATGCCTTGATACTTGAAAGTCAGGGACTGACAGCAGCACGCGATTTCATTAATGACCTTCATTCAAACAATCAGGATGAAAGCGATTTTATTTTGGTTCAAAATTATTATCTTGATTTTTTGGAAGGGGATCAATCTTTACGAAACAACACCACTAAGTTAAACGAAATCAAAGCAGTGGCTGAGAGCAGACATGAATATGCAAGTAATGCTCAGGCAATTTATTATTTGATAACAGGTGATATCATCAAAACAATGGAGTCTCATTTGGTTCCTCTCACACCTAGGAGTAAAGCTGAAATTACCGATGATGTGATTAAAATATATCCAAATCCGGCAGAAGATTTTTTGAATATCGATTTCACAAGTGATTTTGATATAGAGCAGAAAACGGTAAATATCGAAATGTTCAATTTATTTGGAGCAAAAGTTTTACACCAAAGATTGAAGAAGGAGAATAATACGATCGATGTAAGCAGATTGTCAAGCGGGATTTATATAATCAGGATATCTGACACTAATAACACGATGCTGACATCAAAATTTATTAAGATTTGA
- a CDS encoding hydroxymethylglutaryl-CoA lyase — MQGIHDFIPTETKVRYINQLLKVGYDTIDFGSFVSPKAIPQMRDTAEVLAGLNLSETKSQLLAIVANARGASDAVQFDEISYLGYPFSISETFQLRNTNATIEESLIRVEEIQNICTHRNKKLVIYISMGFGNPYGDRWSVEICQKWVDQLADMGIRILALSDTIGVATPESISYLFKHLIPPYPDVEFGAHLHSQPHNWYPRIDAAWKSGCRRFDAAIKGYGGCPMAKDELTGNMATENLISYFEEKNIETGIHKAAFDEAVRMSSEVFL; from the coding sequence ATGCAAGGCATACATGACTTTATTCCAACGGAAACAAAAGTCCGGTATATCAATCAATTGCTGAAAGTGGGGTATGATACGATTGACTTTGGGAGTTTTGTATCGCCCAAAGCCATCCCACAGATGCGGGATACCGCTGAAGTGCTTGCCGGGTTGAATCTCTCAGAGACTAAATCACAACTACTCGCGATAGTAGCCAATGCCCGGGGCGCTTCAGATGCAGTACAGTTTGATGAGATCAGCTATCTGGGTTATCCGTTTTCTATCTCTGAAACATTCCAACTCCGAAATACCAACGCCACGATAGAAGAGTCTCTGATCAGAGTGGAAGAAATTCAGAACATCTGTACACACCGAAACAAAAAATTAGTAATCTATATTTCCATGGGTTTTGGTAATCCTTACGGAGACAGATGGAGCGTGGAGATTTGTCAGAAGTGGGTAGATCAGTTGGCTGATATGGGCATCCGTATTTTAGCACTTTCCGATACTATTGGCGTTGCCACCCCGGAAAGTATTTCATATCTGTTCAAACATCTCATTCCTCCCTACCCTGATGTAGAGTTTGGCGCACATCTGCACTCCCAACCACACAACTGGTATCCCCGGATAGATGCAGCATGGAAGAGCGGATGCAGAAGATTTGATGCGGCGATAAAAGGATACGGCGGATGTCCGATGGCAAAAGACGAACTGACCGGCAACATGGCAACAGAAAATCTGATAAGTTATTTTGAAGAAAAAAATATTGAAACCGGAATCCACAAAGCAGCTTTTGATGAAGCGGTACGCATGTCATCTGAAGTGTTTTTATGA
- a CDS encoding T9SS type A sorting domain-containing protein gives MNNLFKLLFTFLFIFTHNHSLSGQDIPPPVLEWEGIQPKWIYISGDTTYVKSTLDIVSPTYGKKYIANHMRSNEDLYILEGTLSPSTDPGPDGCLLHKLDLKTGIPKWIYYYGLYDSSTHRESYLQGDLRFKSEKDEIEITGFKAFDPRGQLSIFGFYGYPIVRKLDAETGNLKDMVSVSDTSIREYIFGYLKNYPFGEDDFLYVLPGGLIDNDSLKASVRFLPSDAVGNSITSSYSSFIKSTGLKTKLYDFLGIIIQRLNENTFLSLIQVRDPARFYTTLLSAELNWHQVAPDLKTTTSKTLNVLPFYHDPLDEESEIIMETKSNQIFLHRILAIESVDENPGKNMWFLWLDENGNEQANIRKFEIEDRKYFYLNVLGVRDDKVYILAHSESNKLRTMDVIEITKGTNQYRLIETLRVQLKGDQRLKLQQYAWLDDILFLGCRLEDWMPNGRIDSYHYYYGFDTTALGLVSRVDELLTATNVIKVFPNPTAEHISFVLPEQKEDLTDYKIFDSEGSLVKSGKIFDQNSTISVQHLTTGIYIVVVEDKSGLRYKSKFSKL, from the coding sequence ATGAACAACTTATTTAAATTACTTTTTACATTTTTATTTATTTTTACTCATAACCATTCTTTATCAGGTCAAGACATACCACCACCTGTTCTGGAATGGGAAGGGATACAACCTAAATGGATATATATTTCAGGAGATACAACTTATGTGAAGAGTACATTAGATATTGTTTCCCCTACATATGGCAAAAAGTATATCGCAAATCATATGAGAAGCAATGAGGATCTCTACATATTGGAAGGGACTCTGAGTCCTTCAACAGATCCGGGACCTGATGGATGTCTTTTACATAAACTTGATCTGAAAACCGGAATTCCAAAGTGGATTTATTATTATGGATTATACGATAGTAGTACTCATAGAGAAAGTTACTTACAGGGTGACTTAAGATTCAAATCAGAAAAAGATGAAATTGAAATTACCGGATTTAAAGCATTTGATCCGAGAGGACAATTAAGTATTTTTGGATTTTATGGTTATCCAATAGTCAGAAAATTGGATGCAGAAACAGGGAACTTAAAGGATATGGTTTCTGTGTCAGATACAAGTATAAGGGAATATATATTTGGTTATTTAAAAAATTATCCCTTTGGTGAAGACGACTTTTTATATGTATTACCCGGAGGTTTGATAGATAATGATTCTCTCAAAGCTAGTGTGCGATTTTTACCATCTGATGCGGTAGGCAACAGTATAACTTCCTCCTATTCTTCCTTTATAAAAAGTACAGGACTGAAGACAAAACTATATGATTTTTTGGGGATCATTATTCAGAGATTAAATGAAAATACATTTCTTTCTTTGATTCAGGTAAGAGACCCCGCCAGATTTTATACGACATTGCTAAGCGCTGAATTGAATTGGCACCAGGTTGCTCCTGATTTAAAAACAACGACATCAAAAACACTAAACGTTTTACCATTTTACCATGATCCATTAGACGAGGAATCTGAAATTATAATGGAAACAAAATCAAATCAAATATTCTTGCATAGGATTTTGGCTATAGAAAGTGTTGATGAAAATCCGGGTAAAAATATGTGGTTTTTATGGCTTGATGAAAATGGAAATGAACAAGCTAATATTCGTAAGTTTGAAATAGAAGACAGAAAGTACTTTTACTTAAATGTTTTAGGTGTTCGTGATGATAAAGTATATATATTGGCTCATTCTGAAAGTAATAAATTAAGGACAATGGATGTCATTGAAATAACGAAAGGAACAAATCAATATCGTCTGATTGAGACTCTTCGAGTGCAACTGAAAGGAGACCAAAGGCTCAAATTACAACAATATGCCTGGTTGGATGATATATTGTTTTTGGGTTGCAGACTTGAGGACTGGATGCCAAATGGAAGAATAGACTCATATCATTATTATTATGGATTTGATACCACAGCTCTGGGTTTAGTCAGTAGGGTGGATGAATTACTTACTGCAACGAATGTTATTAAAGTATTTCCAAATCCTACTGCAGAGCACATATCATTTGTTTTGCCGGAACAGAAAGAAGATTTGACGGACTATAAGATTTTTGATTCAGAGGGATCATTGGTTAAATCCGGTAAAATATTTGATCAGAACAGTACAATATCTGTTCAGCATCTGACGACGGGTATTTACATAGTTGTGGTAGAAGATAAGAGTGGATTAAGGTATAAATCGAAGTTTAGTAAATTGTAA
- the pruA gene encoding L-glutamate gamma-semialdehyde dehydrogenase, whose translation MSNAIFSVPVPVNEPVLNYAPGSKEKLEVKAAITELKSQLLDIPMIIGGKKIFTTEKRQIHPPHELSHTLGYHAIGDKSHVTMAIDAALAAKKQWEEMAWQDRAAIFLKAADLLTGPYRAKMNAATMLGQSKNIYQSEIDAVCELADFFRYNVQYMTEIYAQQPESVRGIWNRLEYRPLEGFIFALTPFNFTSIAANLCGAPAMLGNTVVWKPAETQIYSAAVIMEIYEEAGLPPGVINLIYVDGPTAGDVIFSHPDFAGLHFTGSTGVFQHLWKTIGQNISKYKSYPRVVGETGGKDFVVAHPSADAKEVAVALSRGAFEYQGQKCSAASRAYIPESLWEDVQKHLRADLADFSMGNPEDFRNFVNAVIDEKAFDKITSFIADAKTDPETEIIAGGNFDKTKGYFIEPTVIKVKNPKYTTMCEELFGPVLTIYVYKDADFLETLDLVDNTGPYALTGAVFSKDRYALQIATDRLKNAAGNFYINDKPTGAVVGQQPFGGGRGSGTNDKAGSILNLYRWVSARTIKENFVPPTDYKYPFLAEE comes from the coding sequence ATGTCAAATGCAATTTTCAGCGTACCCGTCCCGGTGAATGAACCGGTATTAAATTATGCTCCCGGTTCAAAGGAGAAACTAGAAGTCAAAGCAGCCATCACAGAATTGAAGTCGCAATTGTTGGATATACCCATGATTATCGGAGGTAAAAAAATATTTACAACAGAAAAAAGACAAATCCATCCGCCGCATGAACTATCACATACATTGGGTTATCATGCGATAGGTGATAAGAGTCACGTCACGATGGCTATTGATGCAGCACTTGCTGCCAAAAAACAATGGGAAGAAATGGCGTGGCAGGACCGAGCGGCGATTTTTTTGAAAGCTGCGGACTTGCTGACCGGGCCATATCGAGCTAAAATGAATGCCGCTACCATGCTGGGTCAGTCCAAAAATATATATCAGTCCGAGATAGATGCTGTCTGTGAACTGGCAGATTTTTTCAGATACAATGTACAGTATATGACAGAAATCTATGCGCAGCAACCCGAAAGTGTCAGAGGTATCTGGAATAGATTGGAATACCGGCCATTGGAGGGTTTTATATTTGCATTGACACCTTTTAATTTTACATCGATCGCCGCCAATCTTTGCGGAGCGCCCGCGATGTTGGGCAATACCGTTGTATGGAAACCTGCCGAAACACAGATATATTCTGCTGCTGTGATAATGGAAATTTATGAAGAAGCAGGTTTGCCGCCTGGCGTTATTAATCTCATATATGTGGATGGTCCGACAGCAGGAGACGTGATATTCAGCCACCCGGATTTTGCCGGCTTACACTTTACAGGCAGCACCGGAGTTTTTCAACACTTATGGAAAACGATAGGCCAAAATATTTCAAAATATAAATCATATCCAAGAGTGGTAGGAGAGACCGGAGGTAAAGATTTTGTCGTCGCACATCCCTCAGCAGATGCAAAAGAAGTCGCAGTAGCATTGTCCAGAGGTGCATTTGAGTATCAGGGACAAAAATGTTCTGCTGCATCGCGGGCTTACATTCCGGAATCACTTTGGGAGGATGTACAGAAACACCTGAGAGCAGACCTTGCTGATTTCAGCATGGGTAATCCGGAGGATTTCAGAAATTTTGTAAATGCAGTCATTGATGAAAAAGCATTTGACAAAATCACATCCTTTATCGCTGATGCCAAAACGGATCCGGAAACAGAAATTATAGCAGGAGGAAATTTTGATAAAACAAAAGGATATTTTATCGAACCGACCGTGATAAAAGTAAAAAACCCGAAATATACCACGATGTGTGAGGAACTTTTTGGCCCTGTCCTCACGATATATGTTTATAAAGATGCAGATTTTTTAGAGACTTTGGATTTGGTGGATAACACAGGACCATATGCACTGACGGGTGCAGTATTCAGTAAAGACAGGTATGCTTTGCAGATAGCTACAGATAGATTAAAAAATGCCGCAGGTAATTTTTATATCAATGACAAACCCACCGGTGCAGTGGTCGGGCAGCAGCCGTTTGGTGGTGGCAGAGGTTCGGGTACGAACGATAAAGCAGGCTCGATTTTAAATTTGTACAGATGGGTTTCTGCCCGTACCATCAAAGAAAATTTTGTACCACCGACGGATTATAAATATCCTTTTTTGGCGGAGGAGTAA
- the coaD gene encoding pantetheine-phosphate adenylyltransferase: protein MNIAVFPGSFDPITTGHVDIVRRAVPLFDKIIVAVGVNTQKAALFSLEKRLYWLNEVFKDMPKVEIAFFEGLTVKFCEARQAHYLIRGLRNASDFDYEKTISQLNTIIGKEVETLFFISQPEYSHISSTIVREIIKGKGNVAPFVPDLIALELNNALITEPEKLK, encoded by the coding sequence ATGAATATTGCTGTTTTTCCCGGTTCGTTTGATCCGATTACTACCGGACATGTTGACATAGTCCGTAGAGCAGTACCTTTATTTGATAAGATTATCGTTGCAGTAGGTGTGAACACACAAAAAGCCGCTCTTTTTTCGTTGGAAAAGAGATTGTATTGGCTGAATGAAGTTTTTAAAGATATGCCCAAAGTAGAGATTGCATTTTTTGAAGGACTCACGGTAAAGTTTTGTGAAGCCAGACAAGCCCATTACCTGATCAGAGGTCTCAGAAATGCATCTGATTTCGATTATGAAAAGACCATTTCTCAATTAAACACTATTATTGGAAAAGAAGTCGAAACGCTTTTTTTTATTAGTCAACCCGAATATTCTCATATCAGTTCGACGATTGTCAGAGAAATCATCAAAGGTAAAGGAAATGTCGCTCCCTTTGTACCTGACTTGATTGCACTCGAACTGAATAATGCTTTAATAACAGAACCAGAAAAATTAAAATAA